The following coding sequences lie in one Crassostrea angulata isolate pt1a10 chromosome 10, ASM2561291v2, whole genome shotgun sequence genomic window:
- the LOC128168272 gene encoding uncharacterized protein LOC128168272: MSDVRFEGLLQKPGRIPGRKTKVWCVLSDQELLFYRENKRSSCVGSLELSLVRKVEKVVSNERDFRVDHKGKVVVYTAEDSAKRDEWITNLLDVLHANCNKQVPLAQNTVKCKLDTSRKQTLQDQGEISIQSRILSRKLSGVNNTVPRINDQTTFCENNISQGGQNSSRKEGPNLKEEDKPEVKKTFAKETTTVAKEQPSNESHVFTSSGSSRRSKEAVTVKTDTIRQSSVQKVSETVNKEGESTTNFETEPVNSRRSDANGKIKQESFELTKNIVGRSSIVPSTGKESRPDSGYETLAGSENRRSIITEEYGEVDISRVVMRRSRRSINSFTMNNSESEVPKIEQVPVSNGIKDTKTTSPEQNPLRENHIEEENGDDLSQESGVSNGDLHADVNEEESDTVYENIASLRKEKTLENSVKTVNEENDVVVPLRRSRSKRTTLVDMHVPQVVEEAEEEDDEHVDDIIPATEGQEEMLMNLTFEPIEELPFKGKDMQSDEYDFSEIREILSHQKSPVRESVSLDPVEELRKLLEQV, from the exons AGGTCATCTTGCGTTGGTTCACTGGAATTGTCACTGGTGCGGAAAGTCGAGAAAGTGGTCTCCAACGAGAGAGATTTCCGTGTAGATCATAAAGGAAAAGTTGTTGTTTAT ACGGCAGAAGACAGCGCAAAACGCGATGAATGGATCACGAATCTTCTAGATGTTTTGCATGCCAATTGTAACAA aCAAGTTCCTCTCGCACAAAACACAGTGAAATGTAAATTGGACACATCCCGAAAACAGACTTTACAAGATCAAGGGGAAATTTCGATCCAATCCAGAATCTTGTCGAGGAAACTGTCAGGTGTCAACAACACAGTCCCTCGAATAAATGACCAGAcgacattttgtgaaaataacaTTTCTCAAGGAGGCCAGAATTCAAGCAGAAAAGAGGGGCCAAATCTAAAAGAGGAGGATAAACCGGaagtaaagaaaacttttgCAAAAGAAACCACCACTGTAGCAAAAGAACAGCCATCGAACGAATCTCACGTGTTCACATCATCGGGATCATCGAGAAGAAGCAAGGAAGCAGTTACTGTAAAAACAGATACGATACGCCAAAGTAGTGTTCAGAAAGTATCTGAGACAGTGAATAAAGAAGGCGAATCGACGACGAACTTTGAGACCGAACCGGTAAATTCAAGACGATCCGACGCCAACGGAAAAATTAAGCAAGAATCTTTCGAGCTAACGAAAAATATTGTAGGAAGGTCATCCATTGTGCCTTCGACAGGGAAAGAGAGCAGACCTGACTCAGGATATGAAACATTAGCTGGAAGTGAAAACAGGAGAAGTATAATCACCGAGGAATATGGCGAAGTCGATATCTCGAGGGTGGTAATGCGAAGAAGCAGACGTTCTATTAACAGCTTTACCATGAATAATTCCGAAAGTGAAGTTCCGAAAATCGAGCAAGTTCCCGTCTCAAACGGAATAAAGGATACCAAAACTACAAGCCCAGAACAGAATCCATTGCGTGAAAATCATATCGAAGAAGAGAACGGGGACGATTTATCACAGGAAAGTGGTGTTAGTAATGGAGATCTCCACGCAGACGTTAACGAAGAAGAGTCGGACACAGTTTACGAAAATATTGCTTCACTTAGGAAAGAAAAGACACTTGAAAATTCTGTGAAAACTGTGAATGAAGAAAACGATGTGGTTGTGCCATTGCGGAGAAGCAGAAGCAAAAGAACCACTCTTGTTGATATGCATGTACCACAAGTTGTGGAAGAAGCTGAAGAAGAAGATGATGAACATGTTGATGACATCATACCCGCAACCGAAGGTCAAGAGGAAATGTTGATGAATCTAACCTTTGAACCTATCGAAGAACTGCCCTTTAAGGGGAAAGACATGCAAAGTGACGAATATGATTTCTCGGAAATTCGAGAAATTTTAAGTCATCAAAAAAGTCCTGTAAGAGAATCTGTCTCTCTTGACCCAGTAGAGGAATTGCGTAAACTACTAGAACAGGTGTAG